In Aythya fuligula isolate bAytFul2 chromosome 27, bAytFul2.pri, whole genome shotgun sequence, a single window of DNA contains:
- the DUSP26 gene encoding dual specificity protein phosphatase 26 isoform X1 has translation MFIHQPFSSGGGSSRKTWPTGSACHPRSEQGKPQPSLRTVGGSSSRRDLQAPRRPSRPHRYALWVSAAPMAFLSRFSRNGTRSPSRGSREERSNHPILSVFELERLLYTGKTACNHADEVWPGLYLGDQDIAANRRELAHLRITHILNASHSKWRGGAEYYEGTGIRYLGIEAHDSPSFDMSPYFYPAADFIHQALNEGRILVHCAVGVSRSATLVLAYLMIRHHMPLVEAIKTVKDHRGIIPNRGFLRQLVALDNALRLKRSS, from the exons ATGTTCATACATCAGCCGTTCTccagcggcggcggcagcagcaggaagacaTGGCCGACTGGATCTGCCTGCCACCCTCGCTCTGAGCAGGGGAAGCCTCAGCCCTCGCTAAG GACcgtgggtggcagcagcagcagaagagaccTCCAGGCCCCCCGCCGGCCTTCACGACCCCACAGGTATGCCTTGTGGGTCTCGGCAGCTCCCATGGCTTTCCTGTCCAGGTTCTCCAGGAACGGCACCAGGTCGCCGAGCCGGGGCTCGCGGGAGGAGCGCAGCAACCACCCCATCCTCAGCGTCTTCGAACTGGAAAGGCTGCTGTACACGGGGAAGACAGCCTGCAACCACGCCGACGAGGTCTGGCCAGGCCTCTACCTGGGCGATCA AGATATAGCAGCCAACCGCCGCGAGCTGGCCCACCTGCGCATCACCCACATCCTCAACGCCTCGCACAGCAAGTGGAGGGGGGGCGCCGAGTACTACGAGGGCACAGGCATCCGCTACCTGGGCATCGAGGCCCACGACTCGCCTTCCTTTGACATGAGCCCCTACTTCTACCCTGCCGCTGACTTCATCCACCAGGCGCTGAATGAAG gaagGATCCTTGTGCACTGTGCTGTCGGGGTGAGCAGGTCGGCCACCTTGGTCCTCGCCTACCTCATGATCCGCCACCACATGCCCCTTGTAGAAGCCATAAAGACGGTGAAGGACCACCGCGGTATCATCCCCAACCGGGGCTTCTTGCGCCAGCTGGTCGCCCTGGACAATGCCCTGAGGCTGAAGAGGAGTTCGTGA
- the DUSP26 gene encoding dual specificity protein phosphatase 26 isoform X2, translating to MFIHQPFSSGGGSSRKTWPTGSACHPRSEQGKPQPSLRFSRNGTRSPSRGSREERSNHPILSVFELERLLYTGKTACNHADEVWPGLYLGDQDIAANRRELAHLRITHILNASHSKWRGGAEYYEGTGIRYLGIEAHDSPSFDMSPYFYPAADFIHQALNEGRILVHCAVGVSRSATLVLAYLMIRHHMPLVEAIKTVKDHRGIIPNRGFLRQLVALDNALRLKRSS from the exons ATGTTCATACATCAGCCGTTCTccagcggcggcggcagcagcaggaagacaTGGCCGACTGGATCTGCCTGCCACCCTCGCTCTGAGCAGGGGAAGCCTCAGCCCTCGCTAAG GTTCTCCAGGAACGGCACCAGGTCGCCGAGCCGGGGCTCGCGGGAGGAGCGCAGCAACCACCCCATCCTCAGCGTCTTCGAACTGGAAAGGCTGCTGTACACGGGGAAGACAGCCTGCAACCACGCCGACGAGGTCTGGCCAGGCCTCTACCTGGGCGATCA AGATATAGCAGCCAACCGCCGCGAGCTGGCCCACCTGCGCATCACCCACATCCTCAACGCCTCGCACAGCAAGTGGAGGGGGGGCGCCGAGTACTACGAGGGCACAGGCATCCGCTACCTGGGCATCGAGGCCCACGACTCGCCTTCCTTTGACATGAGCCCCTACTTCTACCCTGCCGCTGACTTCATCCACCAGGCGCTGAATGAAG gaagGATCCTTGTGCACTGTGCTGTCGGGGTGAGCAGGTCGGCCACCTTGGTCCTCGCCTACCTCATGATCCGCCACCACATGCCCCTTGTAGAAGCCATAAAGACGGTGAAGGACCACCGCGGTATCATCCCCAACCGGGGCTTCTTGCGCCAGCTGGTCGCCCTGGACAATGCCCTGAGGCTGAAGAGGAGTTCGTGA